CAATTTAGTGATGCGAAGGTGAGGTTTTATATGACTGACAAAATCAATGATTCAAATAATTTCAATAACATTCATAATTTAAAAACAGAGATAGAAAATTCTAAGGCTAACAGCTGGAACCACAACGTGGCTGTAAAGCTGACAAATGGTGATATTGCTGATGGCATAGTGCTACTTAGTGATAATAATAGCTTGAGAGCTGATAACACTCTAAAAGAATCAATAAACCAATTAATCAATGATTGGAAAAATAGTAAATTTGAGCTGCAGGATCGTTTGATAATTGCTGACCATAAAGAAGCTGAAAATATTAATCAACACATCAGAAACTACATGAAGGAAAATGGTGCTCTGAAAGGTCCAGAATACAGCATTTTAATTTCAGGAGCTGAATCAAAAAAATATGCTAACTACATGGCTGGAGACCGAATTGTATTTCAAACAAACGATAATGATTTACAAATACAAAACAGTGAATTTGCAACTCTAGTATCAATTGATGAAAATAAGTTTGTAGCTAAGACAGATACAGGAAACGAGGTAAGCTTTGATTTGAATAAAATAAGCTTTAAACATGGATATGCTACAACAGTTTGTAACCCACAAACAGCTGTCAAAAAAGATGTATATGTTCTTCATAATAATGGTGTAGGAATAGAAAGTTCTAACATAAGCATGATAGGGAATGCAGAGCAAGTACGGCTGTACTACAATGTGCAAGCTACAAAAAATGTTGCTAACCTAATAGAGCAGCTTAGCACAGCTAAGACAGACTCTATCAATTCAAAAGAGGAGAATAATGATGTTCAAGCAAATGAAGTAAGGCAATATCAATCTGCTCAAAACTATAGAAAAAACGATTATTATTCAAATAGCAAGGAAGAACTACAAAAATTGAGGGATGCAATAGCTTATAGAGCTGACACTATAGCTCGTGATATTCTTGGAGATCCAAATAACCGCCTATCTAAACACGGAAGATTACGTTGGGAAGACACTGGCAAAATACAAGTAACCACCGAGGGCAAGTACGCTGGACAATGGTATGACTTCAGCACAGGACAAGGTAGTAATTTATTATCTCTGCTTCAAAGAGAAAGAGGAGGCAGCTTTTTTGAGGCAAAGGAATATTTGAAAAGTATGGTTGGAATGTCTAATATTAGTCAACGGTATCAGAGACCGCCTAAGACTGACGATTCTCAACAATACACTCAACAATCTGAAAGTGTTAAAATCGCAAAAGTTCAAAACTTGTATGAACTATCAAGCAGAATACATGGTTATGAGATAGATACGAGCCCAAGCGCAGAAGTTGAAATAGTAAAAAAGTATCTTGAAAATCGTGGTATTACTTTTGACAAAAGCACCGCAAGTTCAGACTTAAAAGCAAGTATACTGTTTGATACTCAAACGAGAGAAAATTATCCAGCATTGACAGCATTTGCAAGAAATTCAAAAGGAGAAATTACAGGAGTACAGGCCGTATATCTAAATTCGGCAGGAGATAAGGCGAATATTTCAATTAACAGAAGATCTTTCGGTAAAATCAGCGGATCGTTCATAACAATCGCAAAGCGAAATGCGAATGACCCTAATATAACAATTATAGCAGAAGGCGCTGAAACAGCATTGAGCTTGCAGCAAGCAGGAATTAAAGGTAATATCATTGCTAGTGCAGAAATTTCGAATTTGACAAATTATTCACCATTTCCTGGTGAAAAAATCATCATTGCAGCAGATAATGATAGCAAAAATTCTCTAACTAATAATACTGTAATTAAAGCTGCAAAAATATTAGAAATGAAGGAAGCAATAACTTGTATAGTTAAACCACCAGAAAATGGTGATTTTAATAATCTGCTGCAAAGTTGTGGAGACCAGTCAATTAGAGACATTATAGAACCTGAAATTACTAAACTGACTAAGGCAGTTGAAACAACCAAACTTACTCAAACAGAAAATAATAGTATAGCAAAACAAAATGATATTACGAATGTTAAAGAATTGTATAATAAATCGTCATCTCTATACTACTTTAAACAAGAAGAGGAAGCTAAGGTGGAAACGATAGTTGTGAATAAATATTCAGAAAACCATACAGGAATTTATAGTTCAAAAATCTTTAATAATTCATAATTTAAGGGCAAATATGGTTTTTGATGAAGAGACTCAAAAATCCTGGCCTGCACTCACTATTTTTGTTAAAAATGACAAAGATGAAATTACTGGAG
This genomic interval from Orientia tsutsugamushi contains the following:
- a CDS encoding toprim domain-containing protein, whose product is MTDKINDSNNFNNIHNLKTEIENSKANSWNHNVAVKLTNGDIADGIVLLSDNNSLRADNTLKESINQLINDWKNSKFELQDRLIIADHKEAENINQHIRNYMKENGALKGPEYSILISGAESKKYANYMAGDRIVFQTNDNDLQIQNSEFATLVSIDENKFVAKTDTGNEVSFDLNKISFKHGYATTVCNPQTAVKKDVYVLHNNGVGIESSNISMIGNAEQVRLYYNVQATKNVANLIEQLSTAKTDSINSKEENNDVQANEVRQYQSAQNYRKNDYYSNSKEELQKLRDAIAYRADTIARDILGDPNNRLSKHGRLRWEDTGKIQVTTEGKYAGQWYDFSTGQGSNLLSLLQRERGGSFFEAKEYLKSMVGMSNISQRYQRPPKTDDSQQYTQQSESVKIAKVQNLYELSSRIHGYEIDTSPSAEVEIVKKYLENRGITFDKSTASSDLKASILFDTQTRENYPALTAFARNSKGEITGVQAVYLNSAGDKANISINRRSFGKISGSFITIAKRNANDPNITIIAEGAETALSLQQAGIKGNIIASAEISNLTNYSPFPGEKIIIAADNDSKNSLTNNTVIKAAKILEMKEAITCIVKPPENGDFNNLLQSCGDQSIRDIIEPEITKLTKAVETTKLTQTENNSIAKQNDITNVKELYNKSSSLYYFKQEEEAKVETIVVNKYSENHTGIYSSKIFNNS